The genome window AAtagtggaaaaacaaaaacgtGGTGTGATGTGATATACCACCTAAATCATTAAATTTAAATTGTAGACTATAGGACTTAAAACAAATTGCGGGATCCGAAGATCCCATTATGATACCCGATTACATGATGAAGCATAGAGAGCTAGAGAGGATGATTAGGTTTACGTGGTTGGATGTTCCACTTACCCTTTTCAGGGTTGACCCAATAACCATCTTAAATTGGGCCTTCGGTGCTTATGAAAATGGACCCGATCCATTACAAAAGGGCATGAAAGTGATTGGATATTGGTTCATCATGGTCATTTTGATTTCAAGCGCGTCTTCGCCGTCGGCCGCCCCGGTGGTTCGCCTCTCTTATTCCGTCGcggtctctctttcttttacaGCTGTTCAAGGAGTGGAGGTGAaatattttctgtttgtttcatGGTCTTCTGTCGGCGTAAAAAAATTGTACTTGGATATTCTAGGTTTCTATTATTCCTTGCTTTGCTCATCCGTTGGAACTGTGTAGCATCCTATTTAGCGTAATTTCTTGATGAGGTTCTGCGCTGGTGGTTCTATAATGTTGTGTGTGCAAACTGACAACGTTAAAGAGCCAAGCTAATTGGGTTGCTATTAAGATTTCATG of Tripterygium wilfordii isolate XIE 37 chromosome 13, ASM1340144v1, whole genome shotgun sequence contains these proteins:
- the LOC120011912 gene encoding uncharacterized protein LOC120011912 isoform X2, whose protein sequence is MIPDYMMKHRELERMIRFTWLDVPLTLFRVDPITILNWAFGAYENGPDPLQKGMKVIGYWFIMVILISSASSPSAAPVVRLSYSVAVSLSFTAVQGVEMIGNLLPACFSTTREENDIQTPKFQEFL